One Oncorhynchus clarkii lewisi isolate Uvic-CL-2024 chromosome 31, UVic_Ocla_1.0, whole genome shotgun sequence DNA segment encodes these proteins:
- the LOC139390457 gene encoding protocadherin gamma-C5-like, with protein sequence MTKRMGYRDWRWLALWWHHFFLLWNTIDGQTRYTIPEELKQGSVVGNLAKDLGLGLSEIFDRKLRVASEAGKQYFSVDAGKGELIVNERIDRETVCGQSASCVLPLQVVIENPLQLYRIEVEIRDINDNSPNFITNELTLKIAESVVVGRRFSLESAEDPDVGSNALKYYTISKDECFSLKVKDLNNGRKAPELVLEKPLDREKQAVHQLLLTALDGGSPVRSGTSQITITVLDVNDNFPVFENALYKVSIHENSPKGTFMVKLKAIDVDDVQNGEVKYSFGERTPNAVLSIFDIDLDTGEMFLKGELDFENAATYEIDINAKDNGTPEMEGQCSVRVEVVDVNDNPPEIILTSKPSPLREDAPSGTVVALISARDQDSGKNGNVTLQLPRDYPFNLKPSFSNNYALVTSGVLDRESFSEYKIEITATDSGSPPLTTKKTIPVSIIDVNDNSPKFTQSSYDVYLKENGLPGSMLSSVSASDLDFGDNAKISYSILDSKVQGVTVSSYVYMNSDNGSIYSMHSFDYETLKVFQILVQAKDHGSPSLSSNATVHVFILDQNDNAPAVIYPSAALGSLSHQKMPRSSKAGHLVTKVTAVDADSGHNAWISYKLAEATDASLFNVNLYTGEVRTKRAVSEQDDSSQRLLIEIKDDGEPVQSSTVTVAILVEDGLQEPILDLRQKAPEPGKKSGRITLYLILSLASVSMLSLVTFVMLAVKCVRNSRSSGSCCMRLDDLDGYNNPNRNLQIQLNTDGPIKYVEVLGGDMLSQSQSFRSCLSPMSEFSDFTFVKPSSTTDFKEMINVLDASLPDSAWTLRASR encoded by the coding sequence ATGACAAAGAGAATGGGATACCGAGACTGGAGATGGCTGGCTCTTTGGTGGCATCATTTCTTTCTCTTGTGGAATACAATAGACGGACAGACTCGCTACACCATCCCGGAGGAACTGAAACAGGGCTCTGTGGTAGGAAATCTAGCCAAAGATCTGGGTTTGGGACTATCTGAGATTTTTGACCGTAAACTGCGTGTCGCTTCTGAGGCTGGTAAGCAGTATTTCAGTGTGGATGCAGGGAAGGGCGAGCTGATCGTCAATGaaagaatagacagagagactgtaTGTGGACAAAGCGCCAGCTGCGTTTTACCTCTGCAGGTTGTCATTGAGAACCCGTTACAGTTGTATCGAATTGAGGTGGAAATACGAGACATAAATGACAATTCACCAAATTTTATAACAAATGAACTCACGTTGAAAATAGCGGAATCTGTTGTTGTAGGCAGGCGATTTTCTTTGGAGAGCGCAGAGGACCCAGATGTGGGAAGTAACGCACTCAAGTATTATACAATTAGTAAAGACGAGTGCTTTAGTTTAAAGGTAAAAGACCTTAATAATGGAAGAAAAGCCCCAGAGTTAGTATTAGAAAAACCTCTAGATCGAGAGAAACAAGCTGTCCATCAGTTACTATTAACTGCACTAGATGGGGGGAGTCCTGTCAGATCCGGGACGTCACAGATAACTATTACAGTGCTTGATGTAAACGACAATTTTCCAGTGTTTGAAAATGCATTGTACAAGGTTTCCATACACGAAAATAGTCCAAAAGGTACTTTTATGGTCAAACTTAAAGCGATAGACGTAGACGATGTTCAAAATGGGGAGGTGAAGTATTCATTTGGTGAGCGCACCCCCAATGCCGTGCTTTCTATATTTGACATTGATTTAGACACAGGAGAGATGTTTTTGAAAGGAGAATTAGATTTCGAAAATGCTGCTACATATGAAATTGATATCAATGCAAAAGATAACGGCACTCCAGAAATGGAGGGACAATGTAGTGTTCGGGTGGAGGTAGTTGACGTAAACGACAACCCTCCTGAAATAATTTTGACCTCCAAGCCGAGTCCGTTGCGCGAAGACGCACCCAGTGGCACAGTAGTGGCTTTGATTAGTGCCCGAGACCAAGACTCCGGGAAAAACGGTAACGTAACGTTACAACTCCCGCGAGACTATCCTTTTAATCTGAAACCGTCATTTTCTAATAATTACGCACTGGTCACCAGTGGTGTTTTAGACCGAGAGAGCTTCTCAGAGTATAAAATTGAGATAACAGCCACTGATTCGGGCTCCCCTCCCCTGACTACCAAGAAAACTATACCTGTCAGTATCATTGATGTCAACGACAACTCCCCTAAATTCACTCAGTCCTCCTATGATGTCTATTTAAAAGAGAATGGACTACCAGGCTCCATGCTCTCCTCAGTATCTGCATCTGACCTGGATTTCGGGGATAATGCCAAAATCTCTTACTCCATCCTAGACTCCAAAGTGCAGGGCGTGACTGTCTCCTCCTATGTGTATATGAACTCTGATAACGGCAGCATCTACAGCATGCACTCGTTTGACTATGAGACACTGAAGGTGTTTCAGATTCTGGTGCAGGCAAAGGACCACGGCTCTCCGTCTCTGAGCAGCAACGCCACTGTCCATGTTTTTATCCTGGACCAGAACGACAATGCCCCCGCTGTTATTTACCCCTCCGCTGCCCTGGGCTCGCTCTCTCACCAGAAGATGCCCCGCTCTTCTAAAGCAGGCCACCTGGTTACTAAGGTAACGGCCGTGGACGCAGACTCGGGTCATAACGCCTGGATCTCGTATAAACTGGCGGAGGCCACAGATGCGTCTCTGTTCAATGTCAATCTTTACACAGGGGAAGTAAGGACTAAACGCGCTGTGTCCGAGCAGGACGACTCCTCTCAGAGGCTGCTTATAGAGATAAAGGACGACGGGGAACCGGTACAGTCTTCCACGGTCACAGTGGCCATACTGGTAGAGGACGGGCTCCAAGAACCCATCTTGGACCTCCGGCAGAAAGCGCCAGAGCCCGGCAAGAAAAGCGGGAGAATCACCCTGTATTTGATCCTCTCTCTGGCCTCGGTGTCCATGCTGTCTCTGGTGACTTTTGTCATGTTAGCGGTCAAGTGCGTTAGAAACAGCAGGAGCAGCGGTAGTTGCTGCATGAGACTGGACGATTTGGACGGCTACAATAACCCCAATAGAAACCTGCAGATCCAGCTCAACACTGACGGGCCTATTAAGTACGTAGAGGTCCTGGGAGGGGACATGTTGTCTCAGAGTCAGTCCTTcaggtcctgtctctctcccatgtCAGAGTTCAGTGATTTCACCTTCGTTAAGCCCAGCAGCACCACTGACTTTAAGGAGATGATCAACGTTCTAGACGCGTCTTTACCCGACAGCGCCTGGACTTTGAGAGCCAGCAGGTGa